The DNA sequence TTCCTGAGATCAGCTCTGTCGGTAAAACAGAACAAGAGCTTACTGCGGCTAAAGTACCTTATGAAGTGGGACGATCTTCATTCAAACACTTAGCTCGTGCTCAAATCGCAGGTAAAGATATTGGTAGCTTGAAGATACTTTTCCATCGTGAAACTAAAGAGATTTTAGGTATCCACGTTTTTGGTGAGCGTGCTGCTGAGATCATCCACATCGGTCAGGCGATCATGGAACAGAAAGGCGAAGCCAATACCATCGAGTACTTTGTGAATACTACCTTCAACTATCCAACAATGGCCGAAGCGTATCGCGTCGCAGCGCTGAACGGACTTAACCGTTTGTTCTAAACAAAGGACCAATAGGACTATTTGACCACCTGTAGGCCAAATATATAAACAGCAAGCTATGAGCTTGCTGTTTTTATTTAAACTACTGAATTATATAGTCATACCGGTAATTAGATCATGATGTTCTAAATGCCACTTTACCTGCACAGCTTCTCTTTTTCGCTCCCTGAACTAAGCTATCTAATCTAAGCTAAGCGAGAAACTCACCTTTCTTCCACTGAGAGATAAATAGAACACCAAGACCAATGCCGCGCATTGCCATAAAGCTCAACATTGCTAGCCACAGTGCATGGTTCTCTAAACCTGATGCTAAGTAGAAAATCGCAAAGAAACTGCAGGTGGCCACAAACATACTGTTGCGCATATCCTTGCCTTTGGTAGCGCCCACGAAAATACCGTCTAGCAAGAAGCACCACATAGAAACGAGCGGCATCGCAATCAGCCATGGCAGATACACCTCAGCCTGACTCTTAACCTCTGGAATTGTAGTAATCATATTAATCAAACTAGACCCAGCAATCGCGAACGCTATGGTCAGTACCAAACAAATATTGAAGCTCCAGAAGAAAGTGCCAATCAAAGACTGATTTAACTCTTCTTTATCTTTCGCGCCAATCGCCTTTCCGACCATAGCTTCCATTGCATAAGCAAAACCATCCATCCCATAAGAAATGATCATCAAGAAGCTCATCAATACCGCATTAGCCGCCACCACATCATCACCAAAACTTGCACCTTGGAACGTCATAAAAGTGAAAGTCGCTTGCAGACAAAGCGAGCGCAGAAAGATATCGCGATTCAGTTTTACGAAACGACTCAAACCTTGGCTGGTTTTCTTAAGCAACTCCCATGGAGATGGCAGTTGCCTCTTCATCCAGATTCGATAAACACAAATTAAGCCAAACGTTAGACCCGCATAGTCCGCAATTACCGATGCCAATGCCGCACCTTCAACTTGCCATCCAAGGCCAATCACAAAAACGATATCCAAAACGATGTTGGTGATATTAGTGATAATCACCATCCACATTGGCGCTTTGGCATTTTGGGTTCCGAGCAACCAACCTAACAGCACAAAGTTAGTTAGCGCAGCAGGTGCACTCCAGGCACGGATAGAGAAGTACTGCAGGCCATAATGTTTGACTTGCTCGCTGGCACTGCTCAATGAGAAAACCGCATCCGCAACAAAGCTGTGTAAAAGCAAAAAGACACCAGCAAACCCTAAGGCCATAGTCACGCCTTGCACAAAGACTAAACCAAGCTGCTTACCATCATTCGCACCATAAGATTGCGCGGCCAATCCAGTCGTTGACATACGCAGGAAACCAAGCAACCAGAAGGTCACACTGATCATGGTGCCGCCTAAGGCCACACCACCTAAATACCAAGAATGCTCTAGGTGACCGATAACTGCAGCATCAACTAAGCCCAGCAGTGGAACCGTAATATTAGAGAGAACCATCGGGATCGCGAGTAATAGCACTTTTTTGTGCATCGCCTGATTGGATAGCGTTTGAAAAATAGTTTGGGGATTAAATAGCTTCACGATCACCTCTTTGATTAGAGGCGATAGTTTAACCTAGTGGGTGGGCTTTCACTATGTTGTGGGGTTTTACTTATCTTGATACTTCTATTCAGCTACCTGCAAACAAAGTCGCTAGCACTACCACTTAACAAGCACCAACTGTGGCGTTAAGCGCTTTTTGACCTGAGAGATCTTACACAGTAATCGCTGCCACAATTTCCAACGATTGCATTGTTGATCAAGTGGAGAAAACGCTTTTACCCATTGCGCCCATGGCAGCCAATTAAGAACACTGTCTACTGGAGAAGATAAGCCATGTGCATATTTTCCTGAACCAAGCTTTTGCCCAAGAGCACTAGAGCTTTTGTCTCCAGCTAACACTAAACACGCGTGTGCATGAGTAAAGTAACGACTCAATGACTGAATAAAATATGCGGTTTGTTGTTCATTGCAATCAAGCAAAGCATGTTCGCACACCACCATCACTGAGGCTTGTTCTGGGATGTTGAGCTCATCCAACCAAGTCAGATCGTCAACCGAACCACACTCCAAACGGTAGCGTTCATTCTTGTGGAACAGGCGTTGGCGCCAAACTAGATTTTCAGTTACATCCAATTCAACCCAATGACAGCGGCCATTATCTAAACGGTAGAAACGAGTATCGAGGCCTGCCCCAACATTGATAATCCAAGCATCTGGGTTATGAGATAGAAATTGTTGAACTTGAGAGTCACAAAGCTGAGTCAATGTTGCGTAGAGAAGTTGTTGTTGGTCGAGTTCACCAGTAAGACATTCTGGTGCTAATTGGCAGCGCTTGCAGGCTTGAGCTGCGATAGGGTCATAGACTAGGCCGTCATCGGCAAGGCTTTCGCGGCTGCGAAACCAAAGATGTTGAACGAGATCCGTCGGAACTTGGAATTCCTGATGTGCAGACCCTTGATCAAAAGGAGCCTTTTGAACAGAAGAGCGCGGCTTAGGAATAAGCGGCTTTATTTGAGGTTTGGTTGGATTTGGCATCATCATCTTCCTTGTATCTCGACAAAGAAGATGATAATGAATATCAATTACAATAACAAGTTATTGAGAATAAATATCAATAAGCTGTTTGTACTGATTACATCCAGTCAGTGTTGCGGATAATACCAACAGCCAGCCCTTCAATAGACAAGTGTTGAGATTCTAGATCGACATGGATTGGAGAAAACTCTTCATTTTCAGCGTGTAACAGCACCGTTGAACCTTTACGTTCTAGGCGTTTTACCGTTACATCATCATCGACACGAGCCACGACAACCTGACCATCGCGGACATCTTGTGTTTTATGAACAGCTAATAGATCACCGTCCATAATACCGATGTCTTTCATACTTTCGCCATTTACACGAAGTAAGAAGTCAGCTTGTGGTTTAAACATGCCTGGATCAACTTGATAATGCATTTCTACATGCTCTTGAGCCAAAATAGGCTCACCAGCGGCAACCTGACCGATTAGTGGTAAACCTTGCTCTTCATTCGCTGCATCTTCAAGCAAAATACGAATACCACGAGACGCACCCGGGATAATCTCAATCGCTTCTTTACGAGCAAGAGCTTTTAAATGTTCTTCTGCAGCATTAGCAGAACGGAAGCCAAGTTCGCGCGCGATTTCTGCACGTGTCGGTGGCATACCGAAATCTTCGATCTTACTTTTGATAAGGTCAAAAACTTGTTGCTGGCGGGGCGTTAACGGCTTCATGATTCACCTGTCTTTTTATACAGTTGACTGTGAGTATATCCAGTAACTGAACAAAAGCAAAGCAATTGGTTGTTTTTAGTTCATTTTTAGCGAATTACAAAAACAAGATCTCTAGCCACACGTAACCCGCTAATACTAAACAGATAAAAACTGCAGCTGAGCCAACATCTTTCGCCATCCCAGAAAGCTCATGATGTTCACTACCGATTCGGTCAACGACCGCTTCAATCGCGGTATTGATCAACTCGACAACCATCACCAACACGACGGCTGAAATCATCAAGATTCTCTCAACTTGGCTTACATCTAAGTAAAACGCCAACGGAATAAGCACTGCGGCCATGAATACTTCTTGTCGAAATGCCGCCTCGTTTTTAAACGAGCTCGTGATGCCTTGCCATGAAAAGCCCGCCGCTTTCACGATACGTTTGAATCCGGTGTTTGAATTTTTGGTCATTTTTAACCCTATACTCAATCAGTCGATGAATGATTTTCCACAAACTTAACGGCAATATGACTATTTCCATTAAAAGGTTAGACCAGTTTCTGGTATTCTTGCATCGATTAAATTTACGCCTAGGCTTATCCCTATTTCACTCACAGGATTTATCCTTTTCATCATAGAAATAGAGATACGCTTGAGCACATTGAAATAACTATTGAGGCAGTGAACCTATATGTCTTCTGGACAATCTTTTTCACGTTCATTAATGAAGCTACCTTTATCCGTATTGGTAAAGGGCACATCAATTCCTTCAAACCCTGTTGAGGATTTGAACATTGATTTGAGCAAACCGATTGTATACGCCTTACCATTTCGCTCAAGTGTAGACATTCTTACATTGCAAAAACATGCACTTGAATTAGGGTTACCTGATCCGTTGAGCAAGCTTGAAATCAATGGCAAATCACTGCAACGCTACGTTTTTATCTCTTCTCGCAAAACTCTACTGCAAGACGATGATTATGTACCAAGCTCATCAATTGAAGTCTTCTCTGAGCTGCTTTCACTGCATGCTGAAGACTCTGATCTCGACGTTCAAGTTATCCCTGCCACTGTATTGTGGGGTCGTAAACCAGGTAAAGAGAATAACCAGAAACCTTACCTACAAGCAATGAACGGCTTAGAGAAATCAAAAGCGGTATTACTGGCAGGTCGTGACTGCTTGGTTCGCTTTAGTCCTGTGGTTTCTCTACGTTACATGGCTAACTCACACGGCACCGACAACACCATCGCACACAAACTGGCGCGCGTAGCACGTATTCACTTTTCTCGCCAAAAATTGGCGGCATCAGGTCCTAACCTGCCAAGTCGCCAAGCTCTGTTTGACCGCCTACTAAAATCTGAAGCGATCAAGAAAGCGATTGAAGATGAAGCACAAGCAAAGAACATCTCGATCGAGAAAGCGAGCAAAGAAGCTCAAGACATCATGGACGAGATTGCTGCGAACTTCTCTTACTCGCTAATCAAACGCGGTGAGAAGATTCTTGGTTGGTTGTGGAATAAGTTGTATCAAGGCCTGCATATCAGCAACGCTTCAACCGTTCGTAAGCTAGCTCAAGATGGTCACGAGATTGTTTATGTGCCTTGTCATCGTAGTCACATGGATTACTTACTGCTTTCTTACGTGCTTTACCACGAAGGCATGGTGCCACCGCATATCGCTGCGGGTATCAATCTGAACTTCTTCCCTGCCGGTCCTATTTTCCGTCATGGTGGTGCGTTCTTTATTCGTCGTAGCTTCAAAGGCAACAAGCTGTACTCGACTATTTTCCGTGAATATCTGGCGGAATTGTTCGCCAAAGGTTACTCGGTCGAGTATTTCAGTGAAGGTGGTCGCTCTCGTACAGGTCGCCTACTACAAGCTAAAACCGGCATGTTGGCGATGACTATTCAGGCTATGCTGCGCGGCATGAACCGTCCAGTGACGTTAGTACCTGTGTACATCGGCTATGAGCACGTAATGGAAGTGGCGACCTACGCAAAAGAACTTCGCGGTAAGCGCAAAGAAAAAGAAAATGCGAGCCTAGTGATTCGTACGCTCCGTAAACTGCGCAATTTTGGTAAAGGCTACGTGAACTTTGGTGAGCCGATTCAGCTTAACCAATATCTGAACGAGCACGCTCCAGAGTGGACTAAAGATATCGATCCAATGGGAACCAGCAAGCCACAATGGATGAATCCAGTGGTTAATGACCTAGCAACCAAAATGATGACACACATTAACGATGCGGCAGCGACCAACGCACTAACACTTTGTGCAACGGCGTTACTGGCTTCAAGACAGCGTGCATTGTCTCGTGATTCTTTGGTTTCTCAGATCAACTGTTACCTATCTCTGCTTAAGAACGTACCTTACTCTGATACATTTACGGTACCAAAAGACAGCGCTGAAGATCTGGTAAAACACGCTGAATCGCTGAACAAGTTCCTAATTGAATCAGACTCAATGGGCGACATCATTTCGCTAGACCGTCACCAGTCAATTCTGATGACCTACTACCGTAATAACATCATTCATTTGTTTGCTCTACCATCATTAATTGCTCAGATGACCATTCGTCAGCACGGCCTAACCATTGACACGATTCAAGAGAACGTTGCTGCTATCTACCCGTTCTTGAAGAAAGAGTTGTTCTTAAGCTACGACGAAGATCAGCTTGAAAGCGTGGTGGCGAACATCATTGAAGAGCTTGTTGGCCAAGGTATGCTTGTGGTTTCGGACAACCAAGTCACCATCAACCAGTCAAACAGCCAAGCACTGATGCTGTTAGGCCGTACGATTTCAGAAACGCTACAGCGCTACTCTATTGCTCTGAACCTATTGGCAGAGAACCCTGATCTGGATAAATCTGATCTTGAGCAGAAGAGCCAAGACATCGCACAACGACTGGGACGTCTACAAGGCATTAATGCACCAGAGTTCTTCGATAAAGGTGTGTTTGCGTCGATGTTCGCAACTTTGAAACAGCAGCAATATTTGGATAACGATGGTAACTGCGATTTAGAAAAGACTCAGCAATTCGCTAAGCTTCTTTACTCAATGCTTTACCCAGAGGTCCGTCTGACGATTCAAGAGAGTATCCACCAAGCAGAGTAATCGCTTGGTTAGCAATTGCTTTAATCACTAGACTGAACACGATCAAAAAAGGCACCCATTGGGTGCCTTTTTATTGAGCGTTAGTTTTGCAAAAAACTCGTGCTTACCAGAAGGTGATGAATAAGCCTGCTGTCACTGCCATTCCAACATAATTGTTGTTTAGGAAAGCTTGGAAACATAAATCTCGATCACGGTGGCGCATCAGATGTTGTTGATACACAAACAAGCCCCCGCAACCAGCAGTGCCCAATAAAAGGTATCTCCTAATTGGTAATGCATGCCTAACGCTATTAACATCGCCAGTGTCACTAGCTGTAAGAAGCCAACGATAAGCTTGTCGAAACGACCAAATAGAATAGCCGTCGATTTGATGCCAATTTTTAAGTCATCATCTCGGTCAACCATTGCATATTGCGTGTCGTAGGCAATCGTCCACAGCGCATTGATAATGAAAATAAACCAGACCACACTAGGTAGCTCATTAGTTTGCGCCGCCCAAGCCATTGGGATTGCCCAACTAAACGCTAAGCCGAGGAACAACTGTGGAAGGTGCGTAAAACGCTTCATAAAAGGATAAATGAAGGCTAAGCCAACACCGATAACAGAAAGCTTAATCGTCAGCGGATTCATGGTTAGCACCAGCAAGAACGAAACCATGGCTAGCACTAAAAAGAGCAGAATAGCTTCCTTACTGGAAACCAAACCGGAAGGTAATGGACGCTGCTTGGTGCGTTTTACATGGCCATCCACTTTACGGTCAGCAAAATCATTGATCACACAGCCAGCTGAACGCATCAATACCACGCCGAGTACGAAAACAACCAAGACATCAAAATCAGGCATACCTTTCGCGGCGATAATCAGCGACCATAAGGTCGGCCAAAGGAGTAACAGGGTACCAATCGGGCGATTCATTCGCGTTAATTGCCAATACGCCTTCGCTTTGGTG is a window from the Vibrio splendidus genome containing:
- the dinF gene encoding MATE family efflux transporter DinF, which gives rise to MKLFNPQTIFQTLSNQAMHKKVLLLAIPMVLSNITVPLLGLVDAAVIGHLEHSWYLGGVALGGTMISVTFWLLGFLRMSTTGLAAQSYGANDGKQLGLVFVQGVTMALGFAGVFLLLHSFVADAVFSLSSASEQVKHYGLQYFSIRAWSAPAALTNFVLLGWLLGTQNAKAPMWMVIITNITNIVLDIVFVIGLGWQVEGAALASVIADYAGLTFGLICVYRIWMKRQLPSPWELLKKTSQGLSRFVKLNRDIFLRSLCLQATFTFMTFQGASFGDDVVAANAVLMSFLMIISYGMDGFAYAMEAMVGKAIGAKDKEELNQSLIGTFFWSFNICLVLTIAFAIAGSSLINMITTIPEVKSQAEVYLPWLIAMPLVSMWCFLLDGIFVGATKGKDMRNSMFVATCSFFAIFYLASGLENHALWLAMLSFMAMRGIGLGVLFISQWKKGEFLA
- a CDS encoding class I SAM-dependent methyltransferase, whose translation is MPNPTKPQIKPLIPKPRSSVQKAPFDQGSAHQEFQVPTDLVQHLWFRSRESLADDGLVYDPIAAQACKRCQLAPECLTGELDQQQLLYATLTQLCDSQVQQFLSHNPDAWIINVGAGLDTRFYRLDNGRCHWVELDVTENLVWRQRLFHKNERYRLECGSVDDLTWLDELNIPEQASVMVVCEHALLDCNEQQTAYFIQSLSRYFTHAHACLVLAGDKSSSALGQKLGSGKYAHGLSSPVDSVLNWLPWAQWVKAFSPLDQQCNRWKLWQRLLCKISQVKKRLTPQLVLVKW
- the lexA gene encoding transcriptional repressor LexA → MKPLTPRQQQVFDLIKSKIEDFGMPPTRAEIARELGFRSANAAEEHLKALARKEAIEIIPGASRGIRILLEDAANEEQGLPLIGQVAAGEPILAQEHVEMHYQVDPGMFKPQADFLLRVNGESMKDIGIMDGDLLAVHKTQDVRDGQVVVARVDDDVTVKRLERKGSTVLLHAENEEFSPIHVDLESQHLSIEGLAVGIIRNTDWM
- a CDS encoding diacylglycerol kinase, with translation MTKNSNTGFKRIVKAAGFSWQGITSSFKNEAAFRQEVFMAAVLIPLAFYLDVSQVERILMISAVVLVMVVELINTAIEAVVDRIGSEHHELSGMAKDVGSAAVFICLVLAGYVWLEILFL
- the plsB gene encoding glycerol-3-phosphate 1-O-acyltransferase PlsB, with the translated sequence MSSGQSFSRSLMKLPLSVLVKGTSIPSNPVEDLNIDLSKPIVYALPFRSSVDILTLQKHALELGLPDPLSKLEINGKSLQRYVFISSRKTLLQDDDYVPSSSIEVFSELLSLHAEDSDLDVQVIPATVLWGRKPGKENNQKPYLQAMNGLEKSKAVLLAGRDCLVRFSPVVSLRYMANSHGTDNTIAHKLARVARIHFSRQKLAASGPNLPSRQALFDRLLKSEAIKKAIEDEAQAKNISIEKASKEAQDIMDEIAANFSYSLIKRGEKILGWLWNKLYQGLHISNASTVRKLAQDGHEIVYVPCHRSHMDYLLLSYVLYHEGMVPPHIAAGINLNFFPAGPIFRHGGAFFIRRSFKGNKLYSTIFREYLAELFAKGYSVEYFSEGGRSRTGRLLQAKTGMLAMTIQAMLRGMNRPVTLVPVYIGYEHVMEVATYAKELRGKRKEKENASLVIRTLRKLRNFGKGYVNFGEPIQLNQYLNEHAPEWTKDIDPMGTSKPQWMNPVVNDLATKMMTHINDAAATNALTLCATALLASRQRALSRDSLVSQINCYLSLLKNVPYSDTFTVPKDSAEDLVKHAESLNKFLIESDSMGDIISLDRHQSILMTYYRNNIIHLFALPSLIAQMTIRQHGLTIDTIQENVAAIYPFLKKELFLSYDEDQLESVVANIIEELVGQGMLVVSDNQVTINQSNSQALMLLGRTISETLQRYSIALNLLAENPDLDKSDLEQKSQDIAQRLGRLQGINAPEFFDKGVFASMFATLKQQQYLDNDGNCDLEKTQQFAKLLYSMLYPEVRLTIQESIHQAE